The Vulpes lagopus strain Blue_001 chromosome 6, ASM1834538v1, whole genome shotgun sequence genome has a segment encoding these proteins:
- the DLK1 gene encoding protein delta homolog 1 isoform X2, protein MTATAALLPVLLLLLAFGRSVHGAECFPACHPQNGFCEDDNVCRCQPGWQGPLCDQCVTFPGCVNGLCVEPWQCICDDGWDGNLCDIDIRACASAPCANNGTCVNLDASHYECSCAPGFSGKDCQKKDGPCVINGSPCQHGGSCVDDEGRASHASCLCPPGFSGNFCEIVANSCTPNPCENQGICTDIGGDFRCRCPAGFVDKTCSRPVSNCASDPCLNGGTCLQHTQGQAICFTILGVLTSLVVLGTMGIVFLNKCEAWLSNLRYNRMLRQKKNLLLHYNSGEDLAVNIIFPEKIDMTTFSKEAGEDDI, encoded by the exons ATGACCGCGACCGCAGCCCTCCTGCCCGTCCTCTTGCTCCTGCTGGCCTTCGGCCGCAGTGTCCATG GAGCTGAATGCTTCCCGGCCTGCCACCCCCAAAATGGATTCTGCGAGGATGACAATGTTTGCAG gtgCCAGCCTGGCTGGCAGGGTCCCCTGTGTGACCAGTGTGTGACCTTTCCCGGCTGTGTTAACGGACTCTGCGTGGAACCCTGGCAGTGCATTTGTGACGACGGCTGGGACGGCAACCTGTGCGACATAG ACATCCGGGCCTGCGCCTCGGCCCCCTGCGCCAACAATGGCACCTGCGTGAACCTCGATGCCAGCCACTACGAGTGCTCCTGCGCCCCTGGGTTCTCTGGCAAGGACTGTCAGAAGAAGGACGGGCCCTGCGTGATCAATGG TTCCCCCTGCCAGCACGGAGGCAGCTGCGTGGATGATGAGGGCCGGGCCTCCCATGCCTCCTGCCTGTGCCCCCCTGGCTTCTCAGGCAATTTCTGCGAGATCGTGGCCAACAGCTGCACCCCCAACCCGTGCGAGAACCAGGGCATCTGTACGGACATCGGGGGCGACTTCCGCTGCCGATGCCCCGCCGGCTTCGTGGACAAGACCTGCAGCCGCCCCGTGAGCAACTGCGCCAGCGACCCGTGCCTCAACGGGGGCACCTGCCTGCAGCACACCCAG GGCCAGGCCATCTGCTTCACCATCCTGGGCGTGCTGACCAGTCTGGTGGTGCTGGGCACCATGGGCATCGTCTTCCTCAACAAGTGCGAGGCCTGGCTGTCCAACCTGCGCTACAACCGCATGCTGCGCCAGAAGAAGAACCTCCTGCTGCACTACAACAGCGGGGAGGACCTGGCCGTCAACATCATCTTCCCCGAGAAGATCGACATGACCACCTTCAGCAAGGAGGCTGGCGAGGACGACATCTAA
- the DLK1 gene encoding protein delta homolog 1 isoform X1: MTATAALLPVLLLLLAFGRSVHGAECFPACHPQNGFCEDDNVCRCQPGWQGPLCDQCVTFPGCVNGLCVEPWQCICDDGWDGNLCDIDIRACASAPCANNGTCVNLDASHYECSCAPGFSGKDCQKKDGPCVINGSPCQHGGSCVDDEGRASHASCLCPPGFSGNFCEIVANSCTPNPCENQGICTDIGGDFRCRCPAGFVDKTCSRPVSNCASDPCLNGGTCLQHTQVRYECLCKPEFTGPICGRKRAPSPQQVTRLPSGYGLTYRLTPGVHELPVPQPEHRILKVSMKELHKNTPLLSEGQAICFTILGVLTSLVVLGTMGIVFLNKCEAWLSNLRYNRMLRQKKNLLLHYNSGEDLAVNIIFPEKIDMTTFSKEAGEDDI; this comes from the exons ATGACCGCGACCGCAGCCCTCCTGCCCGTCCTCTTGCTCCTGCTGGCCTTCGGCCGCAGTGTCCATG GAGCTGAATGCTTCCCGGCCTGCCACCCCCAAAATGGATTCTGCGAGGATGACAATGTTTGCAG gtgCCAGCCTGGCTGGCAGGGTCCCCTGTGTGACCAGTGTGTGACCTTTCCCGGCTGTGTTAACGGACTCTGCGTGGAACCCTGGCAGTGCATTTGTGACGACGGCTGGGACGGCAACCTGTGCGACATAG ACATCCGGGCCTGCGCCTCGGCCCCCTGCGCCAACAATGGCACCTGCGTGAACCTCGATGCCAGCCACTACGAGTGCTCCTGCGCCCCTGGGTTCTCTGGCAAGGACTGTCAGAAGAAGGACGGGCCCTGCGTGATCAATGG TTCCCCCTGCCAGCACGGAGGCAGCTGCGTGGATGATGAGGGCCGGGCCTCCCATGCCTCCTGCCTGTGCCCCCCTGGCTTCTCAGGCAATTTCTGCGAGATCGTGGCCAACAGCTGCACCCCCAACCCGTGCGAGAACCAGGGCATCTGTACGGACATCGGGGGCGACTTCCGCTGCCGATGCCCCGCCGGCTTCGTGGACAAGACCTGCAGCCGCCCCGTGAGCAACTGCGCCAGCGACCCGTGCCTCAACGGGGGCACCTGCCTGCAGCACACCCAGGTGAGGTACGAGTGTCTGTGCAAGCCCGAGTTCACAGGCCCCATCTGTGGCCGGAAGCGTGCCCCGAGCCCCCAGCAGGTCACCCGTCTGCCCAGCGGGTACGGGCTGACCTACCGCCTGACCCCCGGGGTGCACGAGCTGCCGGTGCCCCAGCCCGAGCACCGCATCCTCAAGGTGTCCATGAAGGAGCTCCACAAGAACACCCCCCTCCTCTCCGAGGGCCAGGCCATCTGCTTCACCATCCTGGGCGTGCTGACCAGTCTGGTGGTGCTGGGCACCATGGGCATCGTCTTCCTCAACAAGTGCGAGGCCTGGCTGTCCAACCTGCGCTACAACCGCATGCTGCGCCAGAAGAAGAACCTCCTGCTGCACTACAACAGCGGGGAGGACCTGGCCGTCAACATCATCTTCCCCGAGAAGATCGACATGACCACCTTCAGCAAGGAGGCTGGCGAGGACGACATCTAA